A genomic segment from Tuwongella immobilis encodes:
- the galE gene encoding UDP-glucose 4-epimerase GalE has product MRILVTGGAGYIGSHTVRLLLQQGHSVVVYDNLQTGHRQAVPSGMLVVGDLNDSAMLDQALIQHRVEAVIHFAASAYVGESVQNPAKYYRNNVINTIQLLERMRLNGVQKLVFSSTVATFGVPDSLPITEDHPQAPINPYGRTKLMIEMALADYCQAYGIGHVILRYFNAAGASRDATLGEDHTPETHLIPLVLQTALGMRSHIDIFGTDYPTPDGTCIRDYVHVEDLASAHVLALEHLQPGSQRRYHLGSEHGSSIREIIAISERITGRRIPVREAPRRPGDPPALVASSAKIRRELGWSPEYRDIESILQTAWNWHRTHPRGYAG; this is encoded by the coding sequence ATGCGGATTCTCGTCACCGGCGGAGCCGGGTATATCGGCAGTCATACCGTGCGATTGTTGCTCCAACAGGGGCATTCCGTGGTGGTGTATGACAACCTGCAAACCGGGCACCGCCAAGCGGTTCCGTCGGGGATGCTGGTGGTGGGCGATCTCAACGATTCGGCGATGTTGGATCAGGCGTTGATCCAGCATCGCGTTGAAGCGGTCATTCACTTTGCGGCGTCCGCGTATGTCGGTGAGTCGGTCCAGAATCCCGCAAAATACTATCGCAACAACGTCATCAACACTATTCAACTATTGGAGCGAATGCGGCTCAACGGGGTGCAAAAGCTGGTCTTTTCCAGCACGGTGGCGACCTTCGGAGTGCCGGATTCGCTCCCGATCACCGAAGATCATCCCCAAGCGCCGATCAATCCGTATGGTCGCACAAAGTTGATGATTGAGATGGCGCTCGCGGATTATTGTCAAGCCTATGGCATCGGGCATGTGATTCTGCGCTATTTCAATGCCGCTGGGGCGAGTCGGGACGCGACACTGGGTGAGGATCACACGCCGGAAACGCATTTGATTCCGCTGGTGCTGCAAACTGCGCTCGGCATGCGGTCGCATATTGACATTTTTGGCACCGATTATCCGACCCCGGATGGGACATGCATTCGGGATTATGTGCATGTTGAGGATTTGGCGTCGGCTCATGTGCTTGCGCTGGAGCATTTGCAGCCGGGCAGCCAACGACGCTACCACCTGGGTAGCGAACATGGCTCGAGCATCCGCGAGATTATTGCCATTTCGGAGCGGATCACCGGCCGCCGAATCCCCGTTCGAGAAGCCCCGCGTCGTCCGGGTGATCCCCCGGCGCTGGTGGCTTCCTCTGCGAAAATCCGTCGCGAACTCGGCTGGTCGCCCGAATATCGGGATATCGAGTCGATTTTGCAAACGGCTTGGAACTGGCATCGCACCCACCCGCGTGGGTATGCTGGTTAA